From the genome of Myripristis murdjan chromosome 22, fMyrMur1.1, whole genome shotgun sequence, one region includes:
- the mrpl33 gene encoding large ribosomal subunit protein bL33m, with the protein MFLTTVNLAKAKSKTILVQMVSAAGTGYFFNTKRNRLREKLVLRKHDPFVNKHVLFFEKRKIRSI; encoded by the exons ATGTTTCTTACAACAGTAAATT TGGCCAAGGCGAAGTCCAA gaCGATCCTGGTGCAGATGGTGAGCGCCGCGGGAACAGGCTACTTCTTCAACACCAAGAGGAACCGGCTGAGAGAGAAACTCGTGCTGCGCAAACACGACCCATTTG tGAACAAGCACGTCCTGTTTTTCGAAAAGCGGAAGATCAGATCGATTTAG